In Agrobacterium tumefaciens, a single genomic region encodes these proteins:
- the recF gene encoding DNA replication/repair protein RecF (All proteins in this family for which functions are known are DNA-binding proteins that assist the filamentation of RecA onto DNA for the initiation of recombination or recombinational repair.), whose amino-acid sequence MTNKVSLSRLKLTDFRNYAAAALVFDERHVVLTGDNGSGKTNLLEAVSFLSPGRGLRRAVLSDVTRVGAEAIGFSIFADVEGMDGEVAIGTGIDGDGEVVSRRLRLNGTPVKSVDELTDHLRVLWLTPAMDGLFTGSSSDRRRFLDRLVLSLDPGHGRRASDFEKAMRGRNRLLSEGRFDPVWLDGIEKQMAELGISMAVARYEMLGLLKTLIEGRAGNAAFPSAALSLAGFMDDRLNRPAVDLEDEYGLMLREGRYRDAAAGRTLDGPHRVDLFVRHAEKNMEAERCSTGEQKALLVGLVLAHAQLTANMTGYAPVLLLDEIAAHLDEGRRAALFDLIHALGGQSFMTGTDAAMFSALGERAQFFNVSHGSITA is encoded by the coding sequence ATGACGAACAAGGTGTCGCTTTCCCGACTTAAACTTACGGACTTCCGCAACTATGCGGCGGCGGCACTTGTCTTTGATGAGCGCCATGTTGTGCTGACCGGTGACAACGGTTCCGGCAAGACCAACCTTCTGGAGGCGGTTTCCTTTCTTTCTCCAGGACGCGGCCTGCGCCGTGCCGTCCTGTCCGACGTCACGCGCGTGGGTGCGGAGGCAATCGGTTTTTCGATCTTTGCGGATGTCGAGGGCATGGATGGCGAGGTCGCCATCGGCACCGGGATCGACGGTGATGGCGAGGTGGTGTCGCGCCGTCTGAGGCTGAACGGTACGCCGGTTAAATCCGTCGATGAATTGACCGACCATCTGCGGGTTTTGTGGCTGACGCCCGCCATGGATGGCCTCTTTACCGGCTCATCATCGGACCGCCGGCGTTTTCTCGATCGGCTGGTGCTGTCGCTCGATCCGGGCCACGGCCGGAGGGCAAGCGATTTCGAAAAGGCCATGCGAGGCCGCAACCGCCTGCTTTCGGAAGGCCGCTTTGATCCGGTCTGGCTGGATGGCATCGAAAAACAGATGGCCGAACTCGGCATCTCCATGGCGGTCGCCCGTTATGAAATGCTCGGCCTGTTGAAGACGCTGATCGAAGGCAGAGCCGGCAATGCGGCCTTCCCATCCGCCGCATTGTCGCTTGCCGGCTTTATGGATGACAGGCTCAACCGCCCGGCTGTCGATCTGGAAGACGAATATGGTCTCATGCTGCGGGAGGGCCGGTATCGGGATGCGGCCGCAGGCCGCACGCTGGATGGGCCGCACCGTGTCGATCTTTTCGTGCGCCACGCGGAAAAGAACATGGAAGCTGAACGCTGTTCGACCGGGGAGCAAAAGGCGCTCTTGGTCGGGCTGGTGCTTGCCCATGCGCAGCTCACCGCAAATATGACCGGTTACGCGCCGGTTCTGCTGCTGGACGAAATTGCCGCCCATCTCGACGAGGGCAGGCGGGCCGCCCTGTTCGATCTCATCCACGCGCTGGGCGGTCAGAGCTTCATGACCGGAACGGATGCGGCCATGTTCTCCGCTCTCGGTGAGCGCGCGCAGTTCTTCAATGTGTCCCATGGGAGCATCACGGCATGA
- a CDS encoding alpha/beta hydrolase translates to MRLILSLVLVISFLSSCAGRPGADVLQAVNTRAKDAKIVTAYVASTREKNEEAKKGFSALRAAEPNYARFDISIPPTHKSGKIEWATGKPDAKKDFVVTQAQMLSKARFNTDLGNITRSGKQIALFVHGYNYSYQEALFRAAQMAADANLNGVPLVFSWPSQANVTGYVADKESATYSRDALANLMTDLTRQSPRKNIVVFGHSMGGWLVMEALRQLRFEGRNDVIAKLQVVLAAPDIDADVFRKQIEVVGQLNPPLTVLVSKDDRALKASSILGADVTRIGALDVTDPKVQEAALKEGVQFVDISNLKASDPLNHDRYAALASMVPQLEASRRGGGINSAGAFVFDAIGATVSSPFRLASQVVNPQ, encoded by the coding sequence ATGCGCCTCATTCTTTCTCTCGTTCTTGTGATCAGCTTTCTGTCGTCCTGCGCCGGACGGCCGGGAGCGGACGTGTTGCAAGCCGTCAATACAAGGGCGAAGGACGCTAAAATCGTTACCGCCTATGTGGCAAGCACGCGGGAGAAAAACGAGGAGGCAAAAAAGGGGTTTAGCGCCCTTCGGGCCGCCGAACCGAACTATGCCCGCTTCGATATTTCCATACCGCCGACCCACAAGAGCGGAAAAATCGAATGGGCCACCGGCAAACCGGATGCGAAGAAGGATTTCGTCGTCACGCAGGCGCAGATGCTGAGCAAGGCGCGTTTCAACACCGATCTCGGAAATATTACCCGCTCCGGCAAGCAGATCGCGCTTTTTGTGCATGGTTATAATTATAGCTATCAGGAAGCGCTCTTCCGAGCGGCGCAGATGGCCGCCGATGCCAATCTGAATGGCGTTCCGCTGGTCTTTTCCTGGCCGTCACAGGCCAATGTCACCGGCTATGTGGCGGACAAGGAATCGGCGACCTATTCGCGTGATGCCCTCGCCAATCTGATGACCGATCTCACGCGTCAGTCTCCGCGCAAGAATATCGTCGTCTTCGGCCACAGCATGGGTGGCTGGCTGGTCATGGAGGCGTTGCGGCAGTTGCGCTTCGAAGGCAGAAACGACGTTATCGCCAAGCTACAGGTGGTGCTGGCCGCACCCGATATCGACGCTGATGTCTTCCGCAAGCAGATCGAGGTGGTTGGGCAGCTCAACCCGCCGCTCACAGTGCTGGTGTCCAAGGATGACCGCGCCCTCAAGGCTTCTTCCATACTGGGCGCGGACGTCACCCGCATCGGCGCGCTGGACGTCACCGACCCGAAGGTGCAGGAAGCCGCCTTGAAGGAAGGTGTTCAGTTCGTGGATATCTCCAACCTGAAAGCCTCGGATCCGCTCAATCACGATCGCTACGCGGCGCTGGCATCCATGGTGCCGCAGCTGGAAGCAAGCAGGCGTGGGGGTGGCATCAACAGTGCGGGCGCCT